TTGAAATTGTTTACATAACAAATATCCGAAGGTTTTGCTTTAGTCGGAGTTATTTCTTGAAGCCTCTTTAAGGTATATCTACTTCTTCCTATTCCATTTGGACCACATACATAAACATTATAACCTTCCTTATCAAGTTGTAGGGCTAAATCAAAAGCCCTCTCCACCCTTTCTTGTTGAATAAAAATTTCTTCTTCTTGATATTCTGAAGTTCCAGAAGAATAACTAAAATCAATTATTAAATTTTCAAAATTTAGTCTTTTCCAAGCCATTATGTTTTAAAATTTTAAAAAAATATTTATAAAATACAAGGCTTTCTGTTGCAATTTTTTATAATAAAAGTAAAATTTTCTTTCTGTTAGCTTTCAAAGAGAGAGGTTAAACTTATGAAAAAACGTCCTATGACCTTAGCAGAAAAAATTTTAGCAACCAAATTAAAAAGAGATTATGTAGAACCTGGAGAATTAGTAGAAGTTCCAGTAGATTTAACATTGGCAAATGATATTACAGCCCCTTTAGCTATTAAAATTTTTGAGTCTACAAACATTGGAAAAGTTTTTGATCCAGAAAAAATAGTTCTCGTAATGGATCATTTTACTCCTAATAAAGATATTAAAAGTGCAGAACAAGTAAGACTTTGTAGAGAGTTTGCCAGAAAATATAAGATTTCACACTATTATGAAGGAGGAAACTGTGGTATTGAACATGCTTTACTTCCAGAACTGGGTTTAGTAGGACCAGGGGATATCGTAATCGGAGCTGATAGCCATACTTGTACTTATGGAGCTTTAGGAGCTTTTGCTACAGGAGTTGGTTCAACAGATCTTGCAGCTGCTTGGATTACCGGTAAAACATGGTTTAAAGTTCCAGAAACTATTAAATTTGTTTACTATGGAAGACCTAAACCTTGGATTACTGGAAAAGATCTTATTCTTTATACTATAGGAGATATAGGAGTTGACGGAGCACTTTATAAAGCAATGGAATTTACAGGAGAAACAATAAAAAAACTTTCTATGGCTGAAAGATTTACTATGGCAAACATGGCTATTGAGGCAGGAGGGAAGGTAGGTTTAATAGAACCTGATAAAATAACCTTGGCTTATATAAAAAATCGTTTTAAAAGGGAACCGGTTATTTTAAAAGCTGACAAAAATGCTAAGTACATAGAAATTAGAGAATATGATGTTTCTAAAATAGATCTTCTTGTTGCCCTACCTCATCTTCCTTCTAATGTAAAACCAGTTAAAGATCTGCCTGATAAAATTTATATTGATCAGGTAGTAATTGGATCTTGTACCAATGGAAGAATTGAAGATTTAGCAATTGCTGCAAAAATTTTAAAAAATCGTAAGGTAAATCCTAATGTAAGATGTATTATTATACCAGCAACGCCCAAAATTTACTATGAAGCATTGAAGAGAGGTTATATTAGAGTATTTATAGAAGCTGGGGCTATTGTATCACCTCCCACCTGTGGCCCCTGTCTTGGTGGACATATGGGAATTTTAGCAAAAGGAGAAAAGGCTGTGGCAACCACTAATAGAAATTTTGTGGGAAGAATGGGACATCCTGAGAGTGAGGTATATCTTTCTGGACCTGCTGTTGCAGCTGCAAGTGCAGTACTTGGATATATAGGAACTCCGGAAGAATTGGGACTTAGAGAGGAGGATTAAAAATGGATAAAATTAAAGGAAAAGCTTGGAAATTTGGAGACAATATAGATACAGATGTAATAATTCCTGCAAGATATTTAAATACTACTGATCCGGAAGAATTAGCTAAACACTGCATGGAGGATGCGGATCCAGAATTTCCAAAAAAAGTTAATAAGGGTGATATTATTGTAGCAGGAAAAAATTTTGGATGTGGCTCCTCCCGTGAACATGCACCTATTGCCATAAAAGCCTGTGGAATAGCCTGTGTTATAGCTGAAAGTTTTGCAAGAATTTTTTACAGAAACGCCTTTAACACCGGGCTTTTGATTTTGGAATGTCCTGAAGCAGTTAAAGAAATAGACACCGGAGATGAATTAGAAATTTATCCTGAGGAAGGAAAAATAATTAATCTAACCAAAAATAAAGTATTTTTTACTAAACCTTTACCTCCTTTCATGAAAGAAATACTTGATGACGGTGGCTTAATTCCCCACATTATGAAAAAATTTAAAAATTAACAATCATGAAGATAGAAAAAGAAAAGGCTGATTTTTATACACTTTGGGATATTATAAAAGCTTTAAGAAGTGAAAATGGGTGTCCTTGGGATAAAAAACAAACCCCCCAAAGTTTAAAAAAATATCTTATAGAAGAGGTTTATGAAGTTTTAGAAGCTATAGATAAAAGCAATCCAGAAGAAATAAGAGAAGAGTTGGGGGATCTTTTATTTCTTCTTCTTTTTATTATATACCTTTATGAAGAAGAAAAGCTTTTTACTTTAAAAGATCTTCTCTATTTAACAGCCCAAAAAATGATACGAAGACACCCACATGTTTTTGGAGAAGAAGTGGCTAAAAGTGCTGAAGAAGTAATTAAGCGCTGGCAAAAAATTAAAAAAGAAGAGGGAAAAGAGCCTTCAATACTTGGAAATATTCCAAAAAGTTTACCAGCTTTACAAAGAGCTTTTAGATTAGGAGAAAGAGCTGGTAGAGTCGGATTTGATTGGGAAAAAGGAGAAGAGGTTCTTGAGAAAATAAAGGAGGAAATAGAAGAAATTAAAGAATCTTTAAATAATCTTCCTAAGGAAAAATTGAAAGAAGAAATAGGAGATCTTTTATTTAGCATAGCTAATTTTTCAAGAAAACTTGAAATTAATCCTGAAGAAGCTTTAAAACTTGCTTTAAATAAATTTGAAAACCGTTTTAAATTACTTGAAAAAGAAATAGAAAAAAGAGGACTCTCTTGGGAAAAATTAAATATTAAAGAGCTTGATCAAATATGGGAAGAAATAAAGAATCATTATGAGCCAAACAATTATTGAAGTACAAAATCTCTATTTTTCTTATGAAGATCACCTTATTCTTGAAAATATTAATTTAAAAGTAGAAAAGGGGGATTTTTTAGCTTTAATCGGACCAAATGGAGGAGGAAAAACCACCCTTGCAAGATGTATTCTTGGATTTTTAACTCCCACTAAAGGAAAGATATTTCTTTGGGGAGAAGAAATCAGAAATTTTAAAAATTGGCATAAAATAGGCTATGTACCTCAAAGAGCAGGAGACTTAATAGATTCCTTAACACCTCTTTCTGTTAAAGAGTTCCTTTTGCTTCCCTTTAAATGGTATAAAGTTTCTCTAAAACCTTCTTTATTAGATAAATTAACAGAAAAGTTTGGTATGAAAAATCTTCTTAATAAAAAAATCGGTGAACTATCCTATGGACAACTTCAAAGATCCTATATAGTAAGAGCACTTATTTTAGACCCGGAAATTTTGATACTCGATGAACCCTCTGTAGGATTAGATTTTTTTACTCAGGAGGTTTTTTACGAAACCTTAGGAGAATTTCATAAAAGGGGACTTACCATTATCCTAATAACTCACGAAACTTGGCTTTTAACTAAATGGGTTAATAAAGTAGCTTGTATTAATCAAAAACTTTATTTCCATGGAGATCACGAAAGCTTTTGTATTATGGCTAAAAAATTAGAATTCTTCCCAGAACATCATAAAATTGAACATACCCATTGGTAAGAATATGGAATTTTTTCTTGATTCTATAAATTTAATAAAATGGGGACTTTTATCAGGAATGTTATTAGGACTATCTATTTCCTTTACTTCCCCCTTTCTTATTTTAAAAAGAAATGCCCTTTTTCCTCATGCTTTAACTCATATATACTTTTTGGCTGTAATTATCACTTCTTTAATTTTAAATAATTTGCCTTTTTTTCTTTCCTTTCCTTTTATAGTTATTTTTACCCTCCTTTTTACTTCCTTAATCTGGATTTTAAAAAAATACACCAAATTTTATGAAGATACTGCTACTTCTATTATTGCACATTTAGCTTTAGGATTAGCCTTGATAGTAGCTGCAAAAACTTACCAATATGATGCAAGAATCCTTTCTTATCTTTTTGGAAGTTTACTTGGCATCACTTATAAAGATTTTTTTGAAAGCTTAATAGTTCTTTTCTTTACTTTATTCTTGTTTTATAGATTTTATCCTTTATGGATAGCACAAATCACTGATAAAGAACTTCCAGGGCTTAATTTCAAATTAGCTAATTTTTCATTTTTAATCTTAATCACTTTGCAAATTATAATTGGAGTAAAATTAATGGGAATTTTATTGGTTTCGGTTTTATTCGTATTTTCAACTACTTTTGTTTTACAATTTATAAAAAGTTTTAAATTTTTAATAATAGTTATTTGTTTTTTGAATATTATTGGAATTTTAGGAGGAGCTTTAATATCTATTTTTTTTGATATTCCATTTTCTGGGGCAGTAGTTATATTTATGAGCTTATATATTTTAATTTCTTTAATCAGAGGCTTTTTGAGATGAAACTTATTGATACCCACGCCCATTTAAATTTTTCAGATTTTTTTAAAAAGGATTTAGAAGAAGTAATAAAAAGGGCAAAAGAAAATGGAGTTATTCATGTTATAGTAGTAGGGATAGATCTTACTACTAACCAAAGAGCTTTGGAATTATCTAAACTTTATCCTGATTTTATAACACCTGCGATTGCCTTTCACCCTCATGAAGTAAAAAAAATTAAAGAGCAAGATTATAAGTTTTTAGAAGAAAATATAGAAAAAGTTTGCGCTATAGGAGAAACTGGTCTTGATTGGGTTAAAGAATATTCACCTAAGGAAGCCCAAATAGAGCATTTTCTGAGACATTTAGAATTGGCTAAAAAATATAATAAACCTGTAATTCTTCATTTAAGAGGAGATGACCTTTTTTGGAAAGAGGCTTTAAAAATTTTGAAGAATTATTCGGATTTAAAACTTCTTTTTCATTGTTATACCTCTCATAAATTTATTGCTTCTAAAATTCTTGATTTAGGTGGTTTTATTTCCGTTCCAGGAGTAGTAACTTTTGAAAAGGCTGAAATTTTAAAAGAAGCTGTTAAATTTATTCCTAAGGATAGACTTATGTTAGAAACAGATAGCCCCTTTTTAGCACCTCATCCCTTTAGAGGAAAAAGAAATGAACCGGCATTTTTAATCTATATAGCTCAAAAGGTTGCAGAAATTAAAAATATGGATTTAGAAGAGATTTCAGAAAAAACTACAGAAAATGCAATCAAATTTTTTAATTTAAAAATTTAAAAGGGGGTTAAAGTAATAGATGAAGTTAAAAAGAACTCACTATATAGGAGAACTTGACAATACTTTTATTGGCAAAGAAATCATAATTTCAGGTTGGGTTTTAAGAAGAAGGGATCACGGAGGAGTAATCTTTTTAGACGTAAGAGATAGAACTGGGCTTTTACAGGTAGTTTTTGAAGAAGGAATTGACCCTGAAATCCATAATTTAGCAGATTCTATAAGAATAGAGTATGTAATAAGTGTTAAGGGTTTAATAAGAAGAAGACCCCCTGGTATGGAAAATCCCAAAATACCTACAGGAGAAATAGAGCTTGTAGCAAAGGAAGTAGAAATTTTAAATATTTCTAAAACCCCTCCCTTTCCCATGGATGAAGATCTTTCTGAAATTTCAGAAGCAATTCGTTTAAAGTATCGATATTTAGAAATGAGAGCCTTAGATGGCTTAAAACCTTTTATTTTTAGACACAAAGTAAATCAAATTATTAGAGAATTTTTAAATAGTAAAGGTTTTTTAGAAATTGAAACTCCTTTCTTAACCAAAAGTACACCTGAGGGAGCAAGAGATTATTTAGTTCCAAGTAGACTTTACCCAGGGAAATTTTATGCCCTTCCCCAATCTCCTCAGCTTTTTAAACAGATTTTAATGGTAGCAGGGGTAGATAAATATTATCAAATAGTAAGATGCTTTAGAGACGAAGATTTAAGAGCAGACAGACAACCAGAATTTACTCAACTTGATATAGAAATGTCTTTTGTAGAAGAAAATGATGTAATGAGTATTGTTGAAGAGTTGTTGGCTTATCTTTTTGAAAAAGCATTAAATATTACCTTAGAAACCCCTTTCCCAAGACTTTCCTATGAAACTGCTTTAAGAGATTATGGAACAGATAGACCAGATATCAGGTTTGATATGAAATTAAAAGACCTTTCTCATCTCTTTAGAGAGACTACTTTTAAAGTTTTTAGAGATGCTTTAGAGTCTGGTGGTATAATAAAGGGCTTAAAAGTTCCTGCTAATTTTTCCAGAAAAGAACTTGATGAGTTGACTAAATTTGCTCAAGAATTAGGTGCTAAAGGACTTGCCTGGATAAAATATAATAAAAATGCAAGCTCCTTTGAAGAAAAATGGAGTTCTCCTATTGTTAAATTTTTTGAAATTTCAATTTTAGAGAAACTTGAAGAAGTCTTTAATCCTTTAGAAGATCTTGCTACTTTCTTTTTTGTAGCAGATAAAGAAGATGTTGTAAATAGTGTATTATCAGAATTAAGAATTCACTTAGCTAAAAAAATAAATCTCGTCCCAGAAAATAAATTTAATTTCGTTTGGATAACAGATTTTCCTCTTTTTGAATGGGACGAAGAGGAAAATCGTTTAGTTTCGGTACACCATCCTTTTACTCATCCTAAGGAAGAAGACATCCCTCTTCTTGATACTGAT
The window above is part of the Thermodesulfobacterium geofontis OPF15 genome. Proteins encoded here:
- the leuD gene encoding 3-isopropylmalate dehydratase small subunit, whose translation is MDKIKGKAWKFGDNIDTDVIIPARYLNTTDPEELAKHCMEDADPEFPKKVNKGDIIVAGKNFGCGSSREHAPIAIKACGIACVIAESFARIFYRNAFNTGLLILECPEAVKEIDTGDELEIYPEEGKIINLTKNKVFFTKPLPPFMKEILDDGGLIPHIMKKFKN
- the mazG gene encoding nucleoside triphosphate pyrophosphohydrolase; the encoded protein is MKIEKEKADFYTLWDIIKALRSENGCPWDKKQTPQSLKKYLIEEVYEVLEAIDKSNPEEIREELGDLLFLLLFIIYLYEEEKLFTLKDLLYLTAQKMIRRHPHVFGEEVAKSAEEVIKRWQKIKKEEGKEPSILGNIPKSLPALQRAFRLGERAGRVGFDWEKGEEVLEKIKEEIEEIKESLNNLPKEKLKEEIGDLLFSIANFSRKLEINPEEALKLALNKFENRFKLLEKEIEKRGLSWEKLNIKELDQIWEEIKNHYEPNNY
- a CDS encoding metal ABC transporter ATP-binding protein, with the protein product MSQTIIEVQNLYFSYEDHLILENINLKVEKGDFLALIGPNGGGKTTLARCILGFLTPTKGKIFLWGEEIRNFKNWHKIGYVPQRAGDLIDSLTPLSVKEFLLLPFKWYKVSLKPSLLDKLTEKFGMKNLLNKKIGELSYGQLQRSYIVRALILDPEILILDEPSVGLDFFTQEVFYETLGEFHKRGLTIILITHETWLLTKWVNKVACINQKLYFHGDHESFCIMAKKLEFFPEHHKIEHTHW
- a CDS encoding TatD family hydrolase; the encoded protein is MKLIDTHAHLNFSDFFKKDLEEVIKRAKENGVIHVIVVGIDLTTNQRALELSKLYPDFITPAIAFHPHEVKKIKEQDYKFLEENIEKVCAIGETGLDWVKEYSPKEAQIEHFLRHLELAKKYNKPVILHLRGDDLFWKEALKILKNYSDLKLLFHCYTSHKFIASKILDLGGFISVPGVVTFEKAEILKEAVKFIPKDRLMLETDSPFLAPHPFRGKRNEPAFLIYIAQKVAEIKNMDLEEISEKTTENAIKFFNLKI
- the leuC gene encoding 3-isopropylmalate dehydratase large subunit, which codes for MKKRPMTLAEKILATKLKRDYVEPGELVEVPVDLTLANDITAPLAIKIFESTNIGKVFDPEKIVLVMDHFTPNKDIKSAEQVRLCREFARKYKISHYYEGGNCGIEHALLPELGLVGPGDIVIGADSHTCTYGALGAFATGVGSTDLAAAWITGKTWFKVPETIKFVYYGRPKPWITGKDLILYTIGDIGVDGALYKAMEFTGETIKKLSMAERFTMANMAIEAGGKVGLIEPDKITLAYIKNRFKREPVILKADKNAKYIEIREYDVSKIDLLVALPHLPSNVKPVKDLPDKIYIDQVVIGSCTNGRIEDLAIAAKILKNRKVNPNVRCIIIPATPKIYYEALKRGYIRVFIEAGAIVSPPTCGPCLGGHMGILAKGEKAVATTNRNFVGRMGHPESEVYLSGPAVAAASAVLGYIGTPEELGLREED
- a CDS encoding metal ABC transporter permease, coding for MEFFLDSINLIKWGLLSGMLLGLSISFTSPFLILKRNALFPHALTHIYFLAVIITSLILNNLPFFLSFPFIVIFTLLFTSLIWILKKYTKFYEDTATSIIAHLALGLALIVAAKTYQYDARILSYLFGSLLGITYKDFFESLIVLFFTLFLFYRFYPLWIAQITDKELPGLNFKLANFSFLILITLQIIIGVKLMGILLVSVLFVFSTTFVLQFIKSFKFLIIVICFLNIIGILGGALISIFFDIPFSGAVVIFMSLYILISLIRGFLR
- the aspS gene encoding aspartate--tRNA ligase, whose protein sequence is MKLKRTHYIGELDNTFIGKEIIISGWVLRRRDHGGVIFLDVRDRTGLLQVVFEEGIDPEIHNLADSIRIEYVISVKGLIRRRPPGMENPKIPTGEIELVAKEVEILNISKTPPFPMDEDLSEISEAIRLKYRYLEMRALDGLKPFIFRHKVNQIIREFLNSKGFLEIETPFLTKSTPEGARDYLVPSRLYPGKFYALPQSPQLFKQILMVAGVDKYYQIVRCFRDEDLRADRQPEFTQLDIEMSFVEENDVMSIVEELLAYLFEKALNITLETPFPRLSYETALRDYGTDRPDIRFDMKLKDLSHLFRETTFKVFRDALESGGIIKGLKVPANFSRKELDELTKFAQELGAKGLAWIKYNKNASSFEEKWSSPIVKFFEISILEKLEEVFNPLEDLATFFFVADKEDVVNSVLSELRIHLAKKINLVPENKFNFVWITDFPLFEWDEEENRLVSVHHPFTHPKEEDIPLLDTDPLKVKSKAYDIVLNGVEIGGGSIRIHKRELQEKIFKLLNIPLEEAQEKFGFLLTALEYGAPPHGGIAFGLDRLIMLMLGKKSIREVIPFPKTQRAQCLLTGAPSEVKIEQILELHLLPGWKKDKT